GGATTTTCCTTTTGCTTAACCCTGTATACTGATTCCTTAATTTCTCTTTTTTCCTTAATTGGAAGAATTCTGAGAGATCCATCTGGCTCCACAAGCACTTCAACTTTCGATCCTTTAGCTATGCCACTTCTCTCGGCCCATTCCTTTGGAAGACTTATGATGAGCGAAGATGTTCCTGTGAGTTGAACAGTTCTAATATAGTGCATAAAGGGCTACCTCTATAAATTATTCTATTTCTATATACTAATATATTTTTTATTTGCAACATAAATAAAAATTGCCATTTTTTATTTAGATGTTGAGTGATGCATATGCTACCCCGAACAATTGTGGCATTCACTTTGGTTGTAGTAGCAATTCTGTCATCCTTAACTCTATATGTAATGAAAAGCAGCAATAATGCCAGCACCTATCCAGTAACTACTACGGACTCCCCCGTAACTGCTACTAACCTCTCTGAGAAAAATACATCCGCGATTACCACAACAGTGGTAGGAAATGGTTCCAAGATAACTTTGATAGGCTCCGGCTCGACATTTATTTACCCACAACTAGACAGATGGATAAAAGCACTTTCAGAGAAAAATCCCCAGATAATAATTGAATATAGCCCCAGCGGAAGCGGAACAGGGCAGACACAGTTTATGCAAGGTCTTATTGACTTTGCAGGAAGCGATCCTCCTCTCACGACCAGCGATTGGGAAAAGGCAAAAAACGATCCTAGGGGAGTGATCCAACTTCCAGTCCTAGTGGGCAGTGTAGTAATAACTTACAATATTCCTGGGATTGCAAGCAAACTGAAGCTCACAGGTGAAGTTCTCTCCCTTATATATAAGGGTGAAATTGAGTACTGGGATGATAGGAGGATAGCTGAGCTAAATCAAGGCATTTCCCTACCTCACGAGAAAATTGTTGCTGTTCATAGATCTGATTCGAGTGGTACAACGAACATATTTACTCTTTTCTTGTATAAATCTTCGAATGGTCTATGGCCTAGAGACCTTGTTGGAAAAGCTATAGATTGGCCTGTAGACAAGACTGGGAGAGGACTTGGTGGAAAGGGGAATCAAGGTGTTGCAGATATTGTATCGAGGACCCCTTACTCACTAGGCTATGTTGAGTATGCGTATGCTTTTCTTCAGAATTTGCCCACAGCTCTCATAATGAACTCCGAGGGCATTTTTGTTGAGGCAAACATGACAACAATGATGGAAGCAATAAGAGCTAGTATGGATAAGCTCCCACAAAGCCCTGAAGGAGATTTCAATGATTTCTGGAATGCTGTGATATATTCTCCCGGAAAGCAATCATATCCAGTGACCTCTTTTGCTTTTCTAATTTTTCACAAGGTTTATCCAAGCAACAAGGTAGAGGGAATTAAACAGCTAATACAGTTCATAAACAATGAAGGAAGGAACTACATCATTGAGGGCTATGTTCCAATACCAGATGAGCTCGCACGGTTCAATTTGAATAGCCTGAATCTTATAGTATCAGGGTGAACTTTCCAAATGAGGAGAAACCTCACAGACAAAATTTTTTTCTTCTCCCTCCTATTTCCCTCAGCTCTTGTACTCTTCACTCTTATACTTATCTTTTATTCCCAACTGAATCTCAGCCTTCCAATATTTGAGAAACAAGGCTTGGAGACCTTTTTAGGAAAGGACTGGAGGCCTAGCAGCATTCCTCCTCCTGAAGGAGGAAAATACGGTCTGCTTCCTGCCGTATTTGGCTCACTATATACTTCCACCATAGCTCTTCTGGTATCTCTTCCTCTATCTGCTAGCGTTATTGTATTTCTCAACGAGATAGCACCGAAGAAAGCAAGAACGCTTTTCTCAGCAATTTTGGACTTAATGGCAGGGCTATGGGAAGAGGTAAAAGGGAGACTAAAAGACAAACCTTGGAAACTAAGTGGCGGACAGCAGCAGAGGCTGTGTCTCGCAAGAGCTCTAGCAATAAAGCCAAAAATTCTTCTGCTTGATGAGCCAACAGCAAATATCGATCCCATCAATACAGTTAAGATAGAAGAGGCTTTGAAGAAGCTAGCCAAGGAAGGGATGACAATTGTTATGGTGACTCACATGCCCCAGCAGGCTATCAGAATAGCCAGCCATGCAATTTTCCTATATCATGGATCTGTAGTAGAACAAGGACCAATTTCCAAGCTGGCTTATGCTCCCAGCAGTGAGCTGACAAAGAATTTTATCTATGGTGAAGTTTCGCATCTCAAAGCCTGAAAAAGGTCCTCACGTTATCAATGGAAAGCTTTTCTGCTTCATTTTCAGATATTCTCCCAGCACTTAGCAGATAGTTCAAACTGCTCCCGATTTCCCAAGGATATATCACTCTTCCTGGTCTTTTGGGATCATCTATAAAATCGCTTTCAAGAAGCAAAAGTGCAGTTCCTCTGGAAGGAATAGCTGCTTCTAGAAGCTCTTTTTTACCGAGCATAGTTGACCACAGTCCCAAGCTCTGGGAATCCTTTGAAACTGCCAGAGTAGAATGATGAATTAGAACATAGTCCTTTTTGAACCCAGTTTTCTCAACTAATTTCACTATGCTTTCTGCTGTGAAGCCCTCGACTTGTTCCAAGTGAAGCTGCATTAGGCAACCCTCATCCTTAGCAACTGTCATGAATTTTTCTAGGGCTTC
The Fervidicoccaceae archaeon genome window above contains:
- a CDS encoding ATP-binding cassette domain-containing protein yields the protein MRRNLTDKIFFFSLLFPSALVLFTLILIFYSQLNLSLPIFEKQGLETFLGKDWRPSSIPPPEGGKYGLLPAVFGSLYTSTIALLVSLPLSASVIVFLNEIAPKKARTLFSAILDLMAGLWEEVKGRLKDKPWKLSGGQQQRLCLARALAIKPKILLLDEPTANIDPINTVKIEEALKKLAKEGMTIVMVTHMPQQAIRIASHAIFLYHGSVVEQGPISKLAYAPSSELTKNFIYGEVSHLKA
- the pstS gene encoding phosphate ABC transporter substrate-binding protein PstS, translating into MLPRTIVAFTLVVVAILSSLTLYVMKSSNNASTYPVTTTDSPVTATNLSEKNTSAITTTVVGNGSKITLIGSGSTFIYPQLDRWIKALSEKNPQIIIEYSPSGSGTGQTQFMQGLIDFAGSDPPLTTSDWEKAKNDPRGVIQLPVLVGSVVITYNIPGIASKLKLTGEVLSLIYKGEIEYWDDRRIAELNQGISLPHEKIVAVHRSDSSGTTNIFTLFLYKSSNGLWPRDLVGKAIDWPVDKTGRGLGGKGNQGVADIVSRTPYSLGYVEYAYAFLQNLPTALIMNSEGIFVEANMTTMMEAIRASMDKLPQSPEGDFNDFWNAVIYSPGKQSYPVTSFAFLIFHKVYPSNKVEGIKQLIQFINNEGRNYIIEGYVPIPDELARFNLNSLNLIVSG